A genomic segment from Psychrobacter arcticus 273-4 encodes:
- the mnmE gene encoding tRNA uridine-5-carboxymethylaminomethyl(34) synthesis GTPase MnmE produces MALANPDSLKNSNLSSLPTIAAIATPLGRGGVGVIRLSGTRAYSIACTLTGKSEFKPRMASFCRFYQADGTVVDEGLVLYFKGPHSFTGEDVIELQGHGGMILQNQLLARVFELGAKQAGAGEFSYRAFDNDKLDLVQAEAIADAIDATSAAAASSAIRSLSGEFSKKINQLLEQLIHLRLHVEAAIDFPDEEDVDFLSDGVIQGKLEQTQEKIQHVLATAKQGQLLRDGIHVVLAGRPNAGKSSLLNRLAGQERAIVTDVAGTTRDTLQETVVLNGLTLHLTDTAGLRETEDTVERIGIERARTAITQADILLMVYDVTCDLEEEITPLQLAEQLFGELPEAKCLLIIANKSDLLNHNSSKGMTSISQEEIYNRGYEQVNVSCETGAGIDDLVETLCAKVGFHPPENSLIARTRHLDALRRTAEYLAEAHEQLTVFKAGELVAESLRQAQHSLGEITGEFSADDLLGKIFGSFCIGK; encoded by the coding sequence CTTGCACGCTGACAGGTAAGTCGGAATTTAAACCGCGCATGGCAAGTTTCTGCCGATTTTATCAAGCAGATGGTACGGTTGTTGATGAAGGGCTAGTATTGTATTTTAAGGGTCCGCACTCGTTTACCGGCGAAGATGTGATTGAGCTGCAAGGTCATGGTGGTATGATTTTACAGAATCAGCTACTGGCACGAGTATTTGAGTTAGGTGCAAAACAAGCAGGCGCTGGAGAATTTTCGTACCGTGCTTTTGATAATGATAAGCTAGATTTGGTGCAAGCAGAAGCCATCGCTGATGCCATTGATGCAACCAGTGCTGCCGCTGCTAGCAGTGCCATACGTTCACTCAGCGGCGAGTTTTCAAAAAAAATTAATCAGTTATTAGAACAATTAATTCATTTGCGACTTCATGTTGAAGCGGCTATTGATTTCCCTGATGAAGAAGACGTTGATTTTTTATCAGATGGAGTCATACAAGGCAAGCTTGAGCAGACACAAGAAAAAATACAGCACGTATTAGCGACTGCCAAGCAAGGACAGCTATTACGTGATGGTATTCATGTGGTGTTGGCAGGCAGACCAAATGCGGGTAAATCAAGCTTGCTGAATCGTTTGGCAGGGCAAGAGCGCGCTATCGTTACAGATGTTGCTGGGACAACGCGTGATACACTACAAGAGACAGTCGTGCTCAATGGTTTAACGCTACACTTGACTGATACTGCAGGTTTACGAGAGACAGAAGATACGGTCGAGCGTATCGGTATTGAGCGCGCGCGGACAGCGATTACTCAGGCTGATATACTGCTGATGGTATATGATGTAACCTGTGATCTTGAAGAAGAAATCACACCCTTACAGCTCGCTGAACAGCTATTTGGTGAGCTACCAGAAGCCAAATGCTTATTAATTATCGCTAATAAAAGTGATTTATTAAACCACAATAGCAGCAAAGGAATGACCTCTATTTCGCAAGAAGAGATTTATAATCGCGGCTACGAGCAAGTGAATGTTTCATGTGAAACAGGCGCAGGTATTGATGATTTAGTCGAAACTTTGTGTGCTAAAGTAGGCTTCCATCCGCCAGAAAATAGCTTAATCGCTCGTACGCGGCATTTAGATGCCTTAAGAAGAACGGCTGAATATTTGGCAGAAGCTCATGAGCAGCTAACAGTTTTTAAAGCTGGGGAATTGGTTGCTGAAAGCTTACGCCAAGCACAGCATAGTTTAGGTGAAATTACGGGCGAATTTAGTGCAGATGATTTATTAGGCAAGATTTTTGGCAGTTTTTGTATTGGTAAGTAA